From a region of the Mycobacterium sp. SMC-8 genome:
- a CDS encoding Hsp20/alpha crystallin family protein, with protein sequence MTLSMQRSAGQAQRWRPIRELENLYTEMDRLAQSMFGGREGDGAWSPAADIIETDSAYIVEIELPGVRREDLDVSMNGNELVVTGEVKERKREGLLRRRTRRIGEFEFRVTLPGDLRIGEIEASLAYGLLRVYVPKEQRTTTNKITVNESDDRTH encoded by the coding sequence ATGACTTTGTCGATGCAGCGATCGGCTGGCCAAGCACAGAGATGGCGTCCGATCCGCGAGCTCGAGAATCTCTACACCGAGATGGACCGGCTGGCGCAATCGATGTTCGGTGGACGGGAGGGCGACGGCGCCTGGTCGCCAGCCGCCGACATCATCGAGACCGACAGCGCCTACATCGTCGAGATCGAGCTCCCAGGGGTGCGCCGCGAAGACCTCGATGTCTCGATGAACGGCAACGAGCTCGTGGTTACCGGCGAGGTGAAGGAACGCAAGCGTGAGGGCCTGTTGCGTCGGCGCACCCGGCGGATCGGTGAGTTCGAGTTCCGAGTCACGCTGCCCGGCGATCTGCGAATCGGCGAGATCGAAGCGTCGTTGGCATATGGGCTGCTCAGGGTCTACGTCCCGAAGGAACAGCGCACGACGACGAACAAGATCACTGTGAATGAGTCGGACGACCGAACACACTGA